A genome region from Sphingomonas sp. BGYR3 includes the following:
- the fliN gene encoding flagellar motor switch protein FliN produces MNAITGDMPVDGAVAANFRLLQDVDVRLTVEIGSTHLTLRELLALGESSVIELDRQANELLDVFVNGTLIGRGEVVTVGDRFGVRMTELVSPEKRAAR; encoded by the coding sequence ATGAACGCGATCACCGGGGATATGCCCGTGGACGGCGCCGTCGCAGCCAATTTCCGGCTGTTGCAGGACGTCGACGTCCGGCTGACGGTGGAGATCGGATCGACGCATCTGACGCTGCGCGAACTGCTTGCGCTCGGCGAATCGAGCGTCATCGAACTGGATCGTCAGGCCAATGAGCTGCTCGACGTGTTCGTCAACGGCACGCTGATCGGCCGGGGCGAGGTGGTGACGGTCGGCGACCGGTTCGGCGTGCGCATGACCGAACTGGTGTCGCCTGAAAAGCGGGCTGCCCGCTGA
- a CDS encoding FliM/FliN family flagellar motor switch protein, with amino-acid sequence MVNTASNTPDTERRAQPRGKAEHALAIGVSNVNPFGDLHTLQHLSARFARSLRGVFEPMLRRAVRSWAEPVEVERFAQYRAQREPGLTAWLPVAMSPDGGQAIMVVPGRFALELLDLFFGGFGEAPHSLPTEFSPAAEAVIRRMAQSMSGPLANAWEPVARIGFAPGNIETNAAMLSVIDGDDPVIVTRFGIAADGSHPAMIDILYPVAALKPHGPSLTAKVHGKSSEPDPRWLAGLTRAAMSVHFPVRSVLAEPTLSLGKLLELKEGDIIPISFGPNVPVMVGNRRLGTGTVGTANGHAAIRLTSIEPLPEEDFQ; translated from the coding sequence ATGGTTAACACGGCTTCAAACACTCCGGACACGGAACGGCGCGCGCAGCCCCGCGGCAAGGCGGAACATGCGCTTGCGATCGGCGTGTCCAACGTCAATCCGTTCGGCGATCTGCATACGCTGCAGCATCTGTCGGCGCGGTTTGCGCGTTCGCTGCGCGGGGTGTTTGAACCGATGCTGCGGCGCGCGGTGCGCAGCTGGGCCGAACCGGTCGAGGTCGAACGGTTTGCCCAGTATCGCGCGCAGCGCGAACCGGGGCTGACTGCATGGCTGCCCGTGGCGATGAGCCCGGACGGCGGCCAGGCAATCATGGTCGTCCCCGGCCGCTTCGCGCTCGAACTGCTCGATCTGTTCTTTGGCGGCTTCGGCGAAGCGCCGCACAGTCTGCCCACGGAGTTTTCCCCGGCGGCCGAAGCCGTGATCCGCCGCATGGCCCAGTCGATGAGCGGCCCGCTTGCCAATGCCTGGGAACCGGTCGCCCGTATCGGCTTTGCGCCCGGCAACATCGAAACCAACGCCGCGATGCTTTCCGTCATCGACGGCGATGATCCCGTGATCGTCACCCGGTTCGGCATTGCCGCCGATGGCAGCCATCCGGCGATGATCGACATTCTGTATCCGGTCGCCGCGCTGAAGCCGCACGGCCCGTCGCTGACGGCCAAGGTGCACGGCAAGTCGTCGGAACCGGATCCCCGCTGGCTGGCCGGGCTGACCCGCGCCGCGATGAGCGTGCATTTCCCGGTCCGCTCCGTGCTGGCCGAACCCACCCTGTCGCTGGGCAAGCTGCTGGAGCTGAAGGAAGGGGACATCATCCCGATCAGCTTCGGCCCCAACGTACCCGTCATGGTCGGCAATCGCCGCCTGGGCACCGGCACGGTCGGCACGGCCAACGGCCATGCCGCCATCCGCCTCACCTCAATCGAACCTTTGCCTGAAGAGGATTTCCAATGA
- the fliQ gene encoding flagellar biosynthesis protein FliQ, whose protein sequence is MDADYFLSVAREALWVLALAATPILIPALLSGLILGMIQAATSINEQTLSFVPKLAIVGVSLVVFGSMILSLLGDFTISIFERIPELVR, encoded by the coding sequence ATGGACGCCGATTACTTCCTTTCTGTCGCGCGCGAGGCGCTGTGGGTGCTGGCGCTGGCCGCCACGCCCATCCTGATCCCGGCGCTGTTGTCGGGCCTGATCCTCGGCATGATCCAGGCGGCAACGTCGATTAACGAACAGACGCTCAGCTTCGTGCCGAAACTGGCGATCGTCGGTGTCTCACTGGTCGTGTTCGGCAGCATGATCCTGTCGCTGCTCGGCGATTTCACCATCAGCATCTTCGAACGCATTCCGGAGCTGGTTCGATGA
- the fliR gene encoding flagellar biosynthetic protein FliR — translation MLGFGLSIEPQLWALVFTMVRIGAAFLAAPVFGAVAVPVQVRVILSAAIGILTLNVTTVQAPAEIFSLTTFLAIGAEALIGLALGFVLQIAFAAPLVAAETIGMSMGIGFAAAVDPQNGQQSPALGNFLSVLLTLLFLSVDGHLILVDLIVRSYQVMPPGASWLAAERLRDIAMFGGYAFAAGLLLALPVGFLLLCMNVVVGMLSRSAPSLNLFAVGLPASLLVGVVALFVALPAMGDYMQVIVREGLDATQNLVFG, via the coding sequence ATGCTCGGCTTCGGCCTCTCGATCGAACCTCAGCTCTGGGCGCTGGTCTTCACCATGGTGCGGATCGGCGCGGCGTTTCTGGCCGCCCCGGTATTCGGTGCGGTCGCCGTCCCGGTACAGGTGCGGGTCATCCTGTCGGCCGCCATCGGCATCCTGACGCTCAACGTCACGACGGTTCAGGCCCCGGCAGAGATTTTCTCGTTGACCACCTTTCTGGCGATCGGTGCAGAGGCGCTGATCGGCCTGGCACTCGGCTTTGTCCTGCAGATCGCATTTGCCGCCCCGCTGGTCGCAGCTGAAACCATCGGCATGTCGATGGGCATCGGCTTTGCAGCCGCGGTCGATCCGCAGAACGGCCAGCAAAGCCCCGCGCTCGGCAATTTCCTGTCGGTCCTGCTGACCCTGTTGTTCCTGTCGGTCGACGGGCACCTGATCCTCGTCGACCTGATCGTGCGCAGTTATCAGGTGATGCCGCCCGGTGCCTCATGGCTGGCGGCTGAGCGTCTGCGAGACATTGCTATGTTCGGCGGCTATGCCTTTGCCGCTGGGCTGCTGCTCGCCCTGCCGGTCGGGTTCCTGTTGCTGTGCATGAACGTGGTTGTCGGGATGCTGTCCCGCTCGGCCCCGTCGCTCAATCTGTTCGCCGTCGGCCTGCCGGCCAGCCTGCTGGTCGGCGTCGTCGCGCTGTTCGTCGCGCTGCCCGCCATGGGCGATTACATGCAGGTCATCGTCCGCGAAGGGCTTGATGCCACGCAGAACCTGGTGTTCGGCTGA
- the fliP gene encoding flagellar type III secretion system pore protein FliP (The bacterial flagellar biogenesis protein FliP forms a type III secretion system (T3SS)-type pore required for flagellar assembly.) — protein MLLIADPSHAAGITVPAPVPPAAPAAPGAGDAIDRALGDLGGGDAPLSLSLQVLIIMGLLTILPSILLMMTSFTRILIVLSILRQALGLQQTPPNQVLIGLSLFLSFFVMAPTIERMNTTAIQPYAAGQIGATQMIELAGKPLHGFMMAQTRQKDIKLFADMAKTGPFQNAADVPFSVLLPAFITSELKTAFQIGFLIFLPFIIIDLVVATVLMSLGMMMLSPTIISLPFKLLLFVLVDGWMLTMGSLANSFVT, from the coding sequence CTGCTGCTGATCGCCGATCCGTCGCACGCGGCCGGCATCACCGTTCCCGCCCCTGTCCCGCCAGCGGCTCCCGCAGCGCCGGGTGCAGGCGATGCGATTGACCGGGCACTGGGCGACCTTGGCGGCGGCGATGCGCCGCTGAGCCTGTCGCTGCAGGTCCTCATCATCATGGGCCTGCTGACGATCCTGCCCAGCATCCTATTGATGATGACCAGCTTCACCCGCATCCTGATCGTGCTGTCGATCCTGCGCCAGGCGCTCGGCCTGCAGCAGACGCCGCCCAATCAGGTGCTGATCGGCCTGTCGCTGTTCCTGTCCTTTTTCGTGATGGCGCCCACCATCGAACGGATGAACACCACCGCGATCCAGCCCTATGCCGCGGGACAGATCGGCGCGACCCAGATGATCGAGCTGGCGGGCAAGCCGCTGCACGGGTTCATGATGGCGCAAACGCGTCAGAAGGATATCAAGCTGTTCGCCGACATGGCCAAGACGGGGCCGTTCCAGAACGCGGCCGACGTGCCCTTTTCGGTCCTGCTGCCCGCCTTCATCACCAGCGAGCTGAAAACCGCGTTCCAGATCGGTTTCCTGATCTTTCTGCCCTTCATCATCATCGACCTTGTCGTGGCGACGGTGCTGATGAGCCTGGGCATGATGATGCTGTCGCCCACCATCATTTCCCTGCCGTTCAAGCTGCTGCTGTTCGTGCTGGTCGATGGCTGGATGCTGACGATGGGCAGCCTGGCCAACAGTTTCGTCACATGA
- a CDS encoding flagellar biosynthetic protein FliO, whose product MMWEYILKLVVLLPLVCGLLVGSLWLWRKLEARLPGQQADRRIQVKETMMVSPGTRLAVVEFEGRTLLLSVARSGVTLIDRIER is encoded by the coding sequence ATGATGTGGGAATATATCCTGAAGCTGGTGGTGCTGCTGCCGCTGGTCTGCGGCCTGCTGGTCGGCAGCCTGTGGCTGTGGCGCAAGCTGGAGGCGCGGCTGCCCGGCCAGCAGGCGGACCGCCGTATCCAGGTCAAGGAAACCATGATGGTCTCGCCCGGCACCCGCCTTGCGGTGGTCGAGTTTGAAGGCCGCACCCTGCTTCTGTCCGTCGCACGCAGCGGCGTGACCCTGATCGATCGGATCGAGCGGTGA